CTttcaagaaatattatttttgaatttaaactCATAAAATAAGGATAGTATATGTAGaaagggagtgaccagtgagatggcaagtgacagaggtaattggaaaaaactaacatactgcgccgaccccgcgtagaaagtgggaaaaggtaacgacaaagAAGACTCCAAAAGCAATCTTCTCTCCTCGAGTCAATCAAAAGAAAAGCTTTAATAAGCTTGGAAAGCTTTTTTAGCTgctgaaattgaaataaatctaaatctcAAAGTGGACTTTGATacttgtgactattggctgTTTTTACCCTGTAAGGGTTAAAGACTTCTCATTTCCTTGCGTAGTAGAAAGattaatatgtaagtatgattatgtcagtattagcatacatatgtttagttaaatatgttaaactttatttatgcacacgccataccgctccaaaattcatctctcctctcatgaGCCTACTGAAAgtgatttctattgaaataagtagcacctttgtactagaattattgtattaaatgctcctgtatataattttgtgtacataaataaatcaaaatcggagtacataaaaaattccAGACTTgctttttgttgaaaattatgaatacTTTTATGTAAGGGAGCCCGttcctttaatttttaactataatatattaaaaagatataaataactagtAATAGACTCATCAATCTTACTCTGAACAAGCTAACACCACGGGGCACTACTAATGATTATAGCATTTTTCGTGACTGCCGCCAATAATTCAAACTTGACCCAAATGTAGCAAACGAGAATTGTACAGTCTGCTACAAAAAATGAGcctacttttttaataaatctctttacgactatatatgtatataactattAATAGATATCACGCCACTTAATgaggtttaatttattagaagAATTGAGCCCATTTCTGTGCACTTACATAATGTTGAGaactgtttgtttatttagatcattttaaaagttgcagaaataattaattaactgaAAAAATCTCAAAATGAAGGTATCATCAGTATGCAAAATATCTACCAATAAGACATCTGGTGAAGAATTAAGATTTGTTTGTGTTGTCTAGTGATATTAGTCAGGCGATATAGTTAATTCGTTAAAAGTggaggatatttttttttcttttctatgtgtcactaaatataaattttctccTGCCAACAGTTCGCCGGCTgcctcatcatcatcatccttCTAGAACTCTCCGTTGGCATCGCGGCGGCCGCCCTTCGTCCCCAGATAGAAGGCACCATGAAAACCCAGCTCCGCGCGTCCTTCATCAAGAACAAGTCCACGAGGGAGGAGGACTCTACTTACAGGGAGTTCTGGGACCGTGTCCAGAGCAGTGTAAGCCTCAGTTTTTACTTTAGCTTCATTGGCTGtcaatataaattcaaaataataccTCGCAAATTCTAAAATAGCAGTCGTCACAAATCGGTGTATCTTTAGGTTAACTGggataaaaatcaattaaaagacAATTCTTGTCAACTTCgcactaaaaaaatattgcaactgAGACATATAATTATTCGTATAGGtactatgtaggtacctaaacaCTATCCCATCATACTACTATAGCTCTATCAGATTGGACAATTATACGAGCCGAATCATTGGAGTTTGTTTCTCTTAGACTTTAATGTCTATTACAGTTGGAGTGCTGTGGAGTCACCGGCCCTGACAACTATGCTGCCTCGGAGCCCCGTCTCAACCCGTCCTTCAGCTGCTGCCCCAACGACGGCACCGACCGAGCTGATGAAATCAAGAGATCTGACTGTCTCACTCTACGCACGTACTACAAAGAGGGATGCGAAGATAAAGTGTTGACGACGATTCACAGCGCTGGCTTGACTGTTATCGTCTGTGGAATACTCTTCTGCTTCTTGGAGGTAACCTTCTTTCATTTCTTAAAGCTTTGACATTGATGATATCAGCTTAGTTGATAAGATCAAGACTTCTGACTGTCTCACTTTTGGCACCTACTACAGATAAGGttgcaaaaataaagtactgaaatggaattaTGTTTTGGTTGttgaattttagttttataatacaaaGTACTGAAATTTTTAGTGGCGTTtagtttaatttcaaaaaaatatttcgtaacTATTGGACataatacctactcgtatGAAGCTGAAATTCGGAACCTATATTTCTTGAGAATTCTAGGGAGTATTCCTAGGAAGTAGGTTCCTAGAGGGTAGAGTATTCCTAAATTTAAAGTTCCTAGTACAATTTACGgtaatatgttatttattttttttaaagtacatgtaaattttttgtacaaatattttattattttaacctaATTTGTGTACCCGTAATCTCGACAGCACTCGCCCAGGTCCAACATGAAACGCTTCCATGTCATGCCACCATTTGTAACGCGTGAAAATAACACCCAAAAGCCACGCAATACTCGCTGAAGTTTAATTATGAAACGTTTTACTCATATATCTTATCATTACGTTGGATGGCAACCCAGTTTTAAAAGGCACTCCTTTgaatataattacttttttacaaactagtatttaaaacaatgttaatACGCACGGCGAGTTGGGGTTAAGGCAGACGGTTGATCgcaaaattatttctaaaactgATCCATCGCAAATACAGTAAATATTACGTCaaacaaatcaaatttttcgcaaaattatactatataaattaatagcaAATGGCGCCTTAAGGACATTTGACATTGATTCACGACAGCCATCAAGTGATGACAGCCGCCTTCCGAACTTAGAgtatttgtttacataaaaatatttaagaactTCCGAAGAACGAAatcgataatattttatctataaaaactGTTAACAATACGCTTGGCttcaggcgacgggctagcaacttgacactatttaaatctcaattctatcattaagccaaacagctgaacgtgacctttcagactgttggctttgtctaccctgcaagggataagtacgtgactatatgaatgtatgtaaaaactgtTGTGCTTTGATATAATTGTCTGTGtgtttatttctaattttctCATTCCAGGTGGCGGGAATCGTGCTGGCGCTATGGCTCGCTCACGCCATAAAAACGCAAGGGAAGAGCCGGGAAACAGCCTAAATTTAGTGCTAGCTCTAGTGTTGCACACCTCTAAATAACATTCTATTACGCACGTTTAGTTTTAAGCTAGATGTTGATTTATAGTGAcgtaaaatattgaatatatactattattagtctctgcctacccctccgggaaagaggcgtgattttatgtatgtatgtatgtaaaaatattgaactcGGAACTAACAGGTTCGTTTAATTtggttaaaaaacaaatgttttgcAAGACATCGTATAGTTACTCAGTTTGAAATCatttttgataactttttgaaccttattgaaaaatttcaGTAAGTGTATTAAAGCCTTAGGACGCTTTATTAGAAGGTTGTGtagaaaaaagataaataggtAGATCATAATTCTCAAAATCTAGCTTCGGTACCTGAAAGAGCCTTAAAtggaaatttaagaaaaaataaataaactactttTGAAAATATGATCCAGAAATGAGACTGGCACCCAccgaaaatacatatttattgtttttcttaagAATTGTCTGTTGTTATACCTGTTtcctgattttttttgttattcatatagatattagaaacaaaaactaaacaaatatttttttattatatgtgctttcattaatacgagtatattatattaataaacaaaacttttcaagaaaattgtaaggaaaacaaatttcaaaaaattgtataattgcaagtacttatttattacaagaatcaaaatggtgttttttttttcaatatattgtTCTAGATAATAAGAGTGTTAATCACTCTAGCgaagagaaaaataatattaaattgctGTTTACATAGGTATACTGCTAAAGTCTAGCTAAgaagatttaattataatattttttttattgttttattaacacGCAAATTCGAAGTTACCATGATTCAAGTTATTTAAGAAatgtgttataaaataatgatttatcaGCAATATTatgtgtaaataattatatagaaattACTTTATCTGAAAACACTGGATTTCAAGTTGGtgctattttaatttaggGTTTTAGTTTATATCTTTCACACATCATGAAGTTGattttagattaaaatttgtatgtttcattttattatttaagcaacgagtaaaataagataattttacattttctaatatttagatttat
This is a stretch of genomic DNA from Amyelois transitella isolate CPQ chromosome 5, ilAmyTran1.1, whole genome shotgun sequence. It encodes these proteins:
- the LOC106140294 gene encoding 23 kDa integral membrane protein; the encoded protein is MEGCGMSCIKYLLVVFNGLFLIFGIVIIATACVDMGMIKGFTSMEPTGHETDAVLIAIGVLIIVVAAFGCFGAWKESPKLLYIFAGCLIIIILLELSVGIAAAALRPQIEGTMKTQLRASFIKNKSTREEDSTYREFWDRVQSSLECCGVTGPDNYAASEPRLNPSFSCCPNDGTDRADEIKRSDCLTLRTYYKEGCEDKVLTTIHSAGLTVIVCGILFCFLEVAGIVLALWLAHAIKTQGKSRETA